One part of the Candidatus Wallbacteria bacterium genome encodes these proteins:
- a CDS encoding glycosyltransferase family 9 protein, translating into MIEPKIALIFPYPGIGDFIMTTPFFRQLKILHRNTQFHLLLREDARFRELAENQDFASVGYFKRKFTAREFFRFAAKLRGQKFTHIYTFREGLKYKLLTLLCARPSHAMGRGFLWVRGHRFDSHAHFASRFFLTDPVKSISAENLGDNYELKIPEKFRRSAEEYLGRKGIRPDRLILLNPGAWEKSKRWSLTNFIVLAQYYREQGFCPVFTLGPFERELEKTLLEGNFEIFRSESLCTLAALIGHSRAFITNDTGPMHIACCMPVTLAAVISRRACLTVRPLKPGAVILSSSPDCALECETCDQNCLDQVKPAQLIEKLKSCLL; encoded by the coding sequence ATGATTGAACCTAAAATCGCCCTGATCTTTCCTTATCCCGGGATCGGTGATTTCATCATGACCACTCCTTTTTTCAGGCAGCTGAAAATTCTCCACCGGAACACCCAGTTCCATCTCCTGCTCAGAGAAGACGCCCGTTTCAGGGAACTGGCGGAAAACCAGGATTTCGCATCTGTCGGATACTTTAAACGGAAATTCACGGCCAGGGAATTTTTCAGGTTTGCAGCGAAGCTTCGGGGACAGAAATTCACGCACATTTACACGTTCCGTGAAGGCCTCAAATACAAGCTGCTGACCCTGCTCTGTGCCAGACCCTCGCATGCGATGGGCCGGGGATTCCTGTGGGTGCGGGGCCACAGGTTTGATTCCCATGCTCATTTCGCCTCCCGTTTTTTCCTGACTGACCCTGTGAAATCCATCTCAGCAGAAAATCTCGGAGATAATTACGAATTGAAGATCCCGGAAAAATTCCGGAGATCAGCAGAAGAGTATCTCGGACGCAAAGGGATCAGGCCGGACCGGCTGATCCTGCTAAACCCTGGAGCCTGGGAAAAAAGCAAACGCTGGAGCCTCACAAATTTCATCGTTCTGGCGCAATATTACCGGGAGCAGGGATTTTGTCCTGTCTTCACTCTCGGCCCCTTTGAGCGGGAACTGGAAAAAACTCTGCTGGAAGGCAATTTCGAAATTTTCCGGAGCGAATCTCTCTGCACTCTGGCGGCATTGATCGGACACTCCAGAGCTTTCATCACCAACGACACAGGCCCGATGCACATTGCCTGCTGCATGCCTGTTACCCTGGCAGCCGTCATCAGCAGAAGAGCCTGCCTGACTGTGCGTCCCCTGAAGCCGGGAGCTGTAATTCTGTCCAGCAGCCCGGACTGCGCTCTGGAATGCGAAACATGCGATCAAAACTGCCTGGATCAGGTCAAGCCTGCCCAGCTGATTGAAAAGTTGAAATCATGCCTGTTGTGA
- a CDS encoding thermonuclease family protein, producing the protein MIKQKFQNWLLFLIVFLTLFFLWKNRTFQPSLDSVAVFSVHDGDTITVIINHHHESLRLLGIDCPESNQKYGPEATEFTRKFLGLDRNPETTVKLEFDNVVRDKYGRLLAYVFIPGDRMLNQALVSNGLAVKFSIKPNEKYKESFAELQKQAREKGLNIWNPKDPLPETPYEFRQKMNLDSK; encoded by the coding sequence GTGATCAAACAAAAATTTCAGAACTGGCTCCTGTTTCTGATTGTTTTCCTGACCCTGTTCTTTCTCTGGAAAAATAGAACCTTCCAGCCAAGCCTGGACTCAGTGGCTGTGTTCTCAGTGCATGACGGAGATACGATCACAGTGATCATCAACCATCATCACGAAAGCCTTCGTTTATTAGGAATAGACTGTCCGGAATCAAATCAGAAGTATGGTCCGGAAGCTACGGAGTTCACCAGAAAATTCCTGGGCCTGGACCGGAATCCAGAAACCACGGTCAAGCTGGAATTCGATAATGTGGTGAGGGATAAATACGGACGGCTGCTGGCATATGTCTTCATCCCTGGCGATCGGATGCTGAATCAGGCTCTGGTCAGTAACGGTCTCGCAGTCAAATTCAGCATCAAACCAAACGAGAAATACAAGGAATCATTCGCCGAGCTTCAGAAACAGGCCAGAGAAAAAGGTCTCAATATCTGGAATCCGAAAGATCCTCTTCCTGAAACGCCTTATGAATTCAGGCAGAAAATGAATCTGGATTCAAAGTGA
- the lysS gene encoding lysine--tRNA ligase, which translates to MDESRSVRLDKLDKLRKEMGIDPFQVRKFERSGLLIPLKEKYSHLRAEQEAPEETCRLAGRLMALRGHGKAGFGNIEDQSGRLQLYFKQDNLSEECFKVFKLLDVGDIIGVEGYFFATRTGEITLKVLKLTLLSKSLLTLPEKWHGLTDMEIRYRKRYVDLIMNRDVRETFVRKSRIIGEIRSFLQNRGFLEVETPMMQVLYGGAKARPFITHHNTLDMQLYLRIAPELYLKRLIVGGFDRVFELNRNFRNEGISIKHNPEFTMMELYQSYADYFDMMDLTEGLIRHVAGLFHPDFKVPYEESVIDFSKFDRLTMVDSIKKHAGFDLSGKDKQECLKIASACGVDVKPFMERGHLINEIFEAKVESRLVNPTFIYDYPVEVSPLAKKKPDNPEFVERFELFIYGRETANAFSELNDPLDQRQRFEGQLKDSEGGDEEAHQMDEDYLEAMEYGLPPTGGLGIGIDRLCMFLTNSSSIRDVILFPLMKPKAEENPIQEAETEQ; encoded by the coding sequence ATGGATGAATCTAGAAGCGTGAGACTTGATAAACTGGATAAATTGCGGAAGGAAATGGGGATCGACCCGTTTCAGGTCAGAAAATTTGAGCGCAGCGGCCTGCTGATCCCGCTCAAGGAAAAATACAGCCATCTCAGGGCTGAACAGGAAGCGCCTGAAGAGACATGCAGGCTTGCCGGAAGACTCATGGCACTCAGAGGACACGGCAAGGCCGGATTCGGCAACATCGAGGACCAGAGCGGGAGACTCCAGCTTTACTTCAAGCAGGATAACCTGAGCGAAGAATGTTTCAAGGTCTTCAAGCTGCTTGATGTGGGGGACATCATAGGCGTAGAGGGCTATTTTTTTGCTACCAGAACCGGAGAAATCACACTCAAGGTCCTGAAGCTGACCCTGCTTTCCAAATCGCTGCTGACGCTGCCTGAGAAATGGCACGGGCTGACTGACATGGAAATCCGCTACCGCAAGCGTTACGTGGATCTGATCATGAATCGGGATGTACGCGAGACTTTTGTGCGCAAGAGCCGAATCATCGGTGAGATCCGTTCGTTTCTGCAGAACAGGGGATTCCTGGAAGTGGAAACTCCCATGATGCAGGTCCTGTACGGCGGTGCCAAGGCCCGCCCTTTCATTACTCATCACAACACCCTGGACATGCAGCTGTATCTCAGGATCGCGCCTGAACTATACCTCAAGCGCTTGATCGTTGGTGGTTTCGACCGTGTGTTTGAACTGAATCGCAATTTCCGCAACGAAGGCATCTCGATCAAGCACAATCCGGAATTCACCATGATGGAGCTCTATCAGTCCTATGCGGATTATTTCGACATGATGGACCTGACAGAGGGCCTGATCCGGCATGTCGCTGGTCTGTTTCACCCTGATTTCAAGGTTCCCTACGAAGAGAGCGTGATCGATTTTTCAAAATTTGATCGTCTGACCATGGTGGACTCCATTAAAAAGCATGCCGGTTTTGACCTGTCCGGCAAAGACAAGCAGGAATGCCTGAAAATCGCCAGCGCATGCGGTGTAGATGTCAAGCCTTTCATGGAGCGCGGCCACCTGATCAACGAGATATTCGAAGCCAAAGTTGAATCCAGGCTTGTCAACCCGACCTTCATTTACGATTATCCGGTGGAAGTGTCACCGCTGGCCAAGAAAAAACCCGATAACCCCGAATTTGTGGAAAGATTCGAGCTTTTCATCTACGGCCGGGAAACAGCCAATGCTTTTTCAGAGCTCAACGACCCGCTGGACCAGAGGCAGCGCTTTGAAGGGCAGCTCAAGGATTCCGAAGGCGGCGATGAAGAAGCTCATCAGATGGATGAGGATTATCTGGAAGCCATGGAATATGGCCTGCCGCCGACCGGAGGCCTGGGCATCGGTATCGACAGGCTTTGCATGTTTCTCACGAATTCCAGCTCGATCAGGGACGTGATCCTGTTCCCGCTGATGAAACCGAAGGCTGAAGAAAACCCTATTCAAGAGGCAGAGACTGAACAATGA
- the secG gene encoding preprotein translocase subunit SecG codes for MDILMNVLIFLHIVVSIAVIVIVLFQANKGEGLAGAFGGGASFAVFGDRGPEPFMAKLTIAAAVIFMITSFSLAYLTSYKKSTMPPVLNQEQQFPQGIPDQGNI; via the coding sequence GTGGACATCTTGATGAATGTTCTGATTTTTCTGCATATAGTTGTCTCAATTGCAGTGATCGTGATCGTGCTGTTCCAGGCCAACAAGGGCGAAGGACTGGCCGGTGCCTTTGGAGGCGGTGCCAGTTTTGCGGTCTTCGGCGACCGGGGACCTGAACCCTTCATGGCAAAACTCACCATCGCTGCAGCCGTGATCTTTATGATTACTTCATTCTCTTTGGCATATCTCACCAGTTACAAAAAATCCACCATGCCTCCGGTGCTGAACCAGGAACAGCAGTTCCCGCAGGGAATACCTGATCAGGGGAATATTTAG
- the cobO gene encoding cob(I)yrinic acid a,c-diamide adenosyltransferase, whose product MEKGYFQVYTGNGKGKTTAALGMAFRALGHGLTVYIGQFMKGQDYGELKSARKFPALTIERFGEERFILNDGRIDERAARLAEAGLQRGSEALLSGKFDLVILDEINVALYFKLLDLGNVVALIKAKPAGTELVFTGRNAPGEILELADLVTEMKEVKHYFQQGIQARIGIEK is encoded by the coding sequence ATGGAAAAAGGTTACTTTCAAGTTTACACCGGAAACGGCAAAGGGAAGACCACTGCCGCTCTCGGGATGGCGTTCAGAGCCCTGGGACATGGTCTGACCGTGTACATCGGGCAGTTCATGAAGGGCCAGGATTATGGCGAACTGAAAAGCGCCCGGAAATTCCCAGCGCTAACGATCGAGCGATTCGGAGAGGAAAGATTCATCCTTAATGACGGCCGGATAGATGAACGGGCAGCCAGGCTGGCTGAAGCCGGGTTGCAGCGAGGCAGCGAAGCTCTGCTGTCGGGTAAATTCGACCTGGTGATTCTGGACGAGATCAATGTGGCTCTATATTTCAAGCTGCTGGATCTCGGCAATGTGGTTGCACTGATCAAGGCGAAACCTGCGGGAACGGAACTGGTTTTCACCGGCCGCAATGCACCCGGTGAAATACTGGAACTCGCGGATCTGGTGACAGAGATGAAAGAAGTGAAACATTATTTCCAGCAGGGGATCCAGGCTAGAATCGGAATTGAGAAGTGA